In Microvirga sp. 17 mud 1-3, the genomic window GCAGATGGCCGTAGTGTCCCGGAATACAGCTGGAGCGTCAGACCCAACATACTCGCGAAAGATCGCTACTCTGGTCGCGGGTGGAGGGGCTGCCCGTGTTGTCGTACAGCGCGCAGCAGATTCGGCTCTCTTTTATAAAATGCTCGAGACGACCTCTGACACTGTAAAGCAACAGGCAGTTCTCGAAGGCATAGACAAGCTAAAGCACACGGTTGGAGATTCCAACCTGAACCAATCGAGTGCAGCGCGGATTGGAGCGCTTAGTGCCGCACTTGAGCAATACGCGAACAAGCCGGATGACCCAATCTTGGCGCGAGCGGTCGTTGCGCGCGCCAATGAGCTTGTAACGATGCTCAATGATGCGACTGCGACAATTCAGAGGACACGTCAGGAGGCAGACGCCAGCATTGCTGGATCCGTTGCCCGTGTGAACGATCTTCTGTCTCAGTTTAAGTCGGTCAACGATGCTGTAGTCAAAGGCACCGCTTCAGGCATTGATGTTAGCGACCAACTCGACACGCGGGATCATTTACTCGCCCAGCTTTCAGAAGAGATGGGGATCAGTGTCGTCACTCGCGAGAACAACGATATTGCAATCTATACCGACAGCGGCGTGACGCTGTTCGAGAGGGTTCCCCGTAAGGTTGAGTTTTCTCCGACAAATACCTTTAACGCAAGTACAGTCGGATCGGCTGTTATCATTGATGGTGTTCCTGTAACGGGTTCAGGACCGATGCCCCTTAATTCAGGGAGATTGGTTGGACTTGTCCAGATACGTGACCAGGATGCGGTTCTTTATCAGCAGCAGC contains:
- the flgK gene encoding flagellar hook-associated protein FlgK; this translates as MGLSLALNTARSSILASSSQMAVVSRNTAGASDPTYSRKIATLVAGGGAARVVVQRAADSALFYKMLETTSDTVKQQAVLEGIDKLKHTVGDSNLNQSSAARIGALSAALEQYANKPDDPILARAVVARANELVTMLNDATATIQRTRQEADASIAGSVARVNDLLSQFKSVNDAVVKGTASGIDVSDQLDTRDHLLAQLSEEMGISVVTRENNDIAIYTDSGVTLFERVPRKVEFSPTNTFNASTVGSAVIIDGVPVTGSGPMPLNSGRLVGLVQIRDQDAVLYQQQLDEVAEALIASFAEQSKADPTLFKAGLFAQSGTIDMPPGWDDDPASQASAGLAGKITVNAGIDPAKGGVLDRLRDGGANGDPDFVENPGVPTGSNAAYSDRLYKLSQNLSSDRPFNSALGLGDKTSIKNFAASSASWLEGNRKTVSTNVNYQMTLLSHASEALSNATGVNMDDETALMLQLEKSYSASAKLISVVNEMLQTLLNAVR